The genomic region TGCCAAGGTTTGCTTCTGTGCTTAATTCTTGCCCCGGCCGCCGCGCTTCGGTGGCACAACAGTCCACCCATCAGCATCAGGGGCAGGCTTGGAAGGCTTTGGCTCATCCACCAACATATCATCTGCCCTGGCtggttcatcgccgtcgtcatcgtccGAGCTATCATCCGAGCTATCATCGCCTTCATCAGTTACCATCTGTTCATGAGAAGAAAATCAATTAGCTGAAGGCTGCCCTCGAAATTTGAAGTATACCGAAACAAATTAGAAGTTGTTCAACAAGGAGAATATGAAGAGACGAATATTAATAAGAAATACAAAATCAAGTTGTGGTTTTTTCTGCTGACTATTATCTCACCAAATATTCAGCATTTTGTCTTAAGTTGGCGTGTAACATTATTTCCAGCTATTCACACATTTATCTGATATGTATATGGAACAAACAGGACCACAATGAGGGGATAAATACACAAAACTGAGTCGAAGCAACCAGTAAACCCAATAGGTTAGCTTGAGCAATGCCGATACTGTCAGCAGTTCAGGAATCTCCACGAAATCAGTGGTGATGAAAGGATGACTTCAGGCAACAAGTGTATATAAATGGTTCCCAAAATATAAATATATCTCGAAATAGCACTGATTCCCAATTCTAAGTAGAAGACAACATTAAGATCCCCATGGTAAAGCAAAAAATCACTGAATCTAGCATTCTCCAATTATTCCCCAATGAAGCAAAATACAATAATGTCAAGAACGCCACGTAGTAATGAAGTACCAAGTCAATTTATCAATAGGAATTTGGAAGTGAACTTTGACAGAACATTGTTGAATCAAGTTGCAGCATTAGCGAGCTCAAATGTGAGAAGCAAGGCGGCAGAAATTACATAGCAAGAAAAAAGAGCACTTACCATTCTACTTTGGGAAACAGCATTTCCTTGAGCACGTGTGTTCCTTAGCTTCTCAATCGACGAATAGTTGTTTTGCAGGCATTCTTCATGCATAATCAATACCTGTTCAGCAACCTGTTTACCACAAAGAGCGTTGAATTAATAAACACACATGGTGCCATGTACAAGCAAAGCAAATACAGCCTTTACGTAAACCGAAAGAAGCAGTACATTCCGACTTAATTATGGTTAAGAAGTTCCAGATTTTCTGCTACATAACTAAATAAGCTTGGCGATGGGGAGGGTTGGTCCATCACCGCGCTTAACAGTCCTGTAAAATAGCAAACGAAGGGCAACAGTAGCAACCCTCAAGTACAATAGGTGAATTGGGCCAGGCAACTAAAGGTCCTTTGATCCAAGCAGGTCAACCCCTTTCACCCACAACATGTGCTGCCTCAGATATTCATTACTTCTCTACATTCGCATAGAGGATAGTCTCAAAGATTCTTAAAATCCGAGTCCTCACCACCATCCTCCTGATGTCTGCCATTGGAGTTCCACAGCCATTTCTGCAGCCAGTGGCCTTCAGTTCACATTTGCTACTCCGTTGCTGctttaatccccccccccccccggctagaGCAATGACCTTGTCTCCATTCTCTCAAAAGGTCACCAAGGTATATTGTAAACTGTCGGAAAAGCTTGCCGGATGTGGTGTATCAGTTATCTCTTCCCAGTTGTGCCGCTTGCCTCTAGATCTTGATTTGAACAAGTGCGATAATATAACTATTTCTTGATACACACGTACACTGAacagaaagagagaagagaaattGGAGTAGGAGCTACCAAGAGTTGATTCAGTAAACAGCAGCCATGTCTATTATATTTTGTTTGCGttttttattttcttgcatttgtaGTGTGAATTGGAAGGTTTTACCATCTTGATTCACTTCAAATGGCCTCTCTACTGTTTCAAGCTAACAGCAGTGTGGCTGTGTGGGCCACAACCGCGGCTCACTGGTATCACAAGAGGGACGCCACGTAGGCCAACTCACTGTCCTAAACTTCCCCCATGGTTACCAAGGGCCGGGTGCTGTCAGTCCAAATTTACTCCATTAGTACCAAATCAAGTCCCAGCCTACTTTTGAAGTAAGAAATTGTAAGAGACCTATGGCTGGTGCTAAACATGAAGGAAACAACAAATAATTACCTCCCCAACACTTCCATCCTCAAAGTCAGCGTTGAAGGATTCGGATATGCTGTCAAACATCATCTCCTCCAAGTCATCATAATAATATGGACCTGGAAAATAAACCTAAAGAATATTACATGCCTGCCCAGACATGAAAAATGAGCGACGAGGATAAAATCAAACATAGTAGAAACAAGTCAGCCATGCCAAAATCACATTTTGGAACAATTGTATACCAGTCGATGAAAAAAAATAGAGTACGCCGTAACTTCCTAAAATGAACAGTGGGTGCAAGAGATGTTGGGATTTTTAGTAACTGGAATCCACTGTTAATCTCAACTAAACATAAGCGTACGAATAAATAGAATGCTCTGCATGGATATGTAACTGAGAACTGTATAATTAACTGGTGAACACAGAGTACAGAGGCTCAAAGCTGAAATGCGCATCATTACAAAAGGTCACGCTTTGGACAATTCCCCTCTTGGTTAAACCAAGCTCCAATATATCAAACCCAAAGAAAATGGTTTCACCGATCATAGTATGGACATGTCAGGTTCTGAAAGCCGGTGAAAGCTCTGAACCGAAGCTGTCACAGAGCCCAGGAACGCAAATCCTCTCATCGAGAAAAAAAATGGACTTGTAcctcgacggcgatggcgacggcgacctAGGCGTGGCTCTAATAAATCCTCTCTGGGAGATTGGAGCAATTCGAGGACCTAAGACGCAATCAAAGGAGGGTGCTGGAGGGGACGGGTGAGCGGGCACCTTTGGAGTTGGTGAAGAAGGAGAGGACGTCGGCGGCGAGCCGGTCGGCCTTGGCGCGGGAGTCGCGGCCGCCCCACCCGTTCTCCACCGCCATCTGCAGCGCCGTCCACCGCCCGAACACAAGCCCGATGCCCTCCTGGAGCGCCGCGGCCGCCTGCGGCGAGAGCCCCCCGCCGCCGCTGGTTGACGCCGACATGCTGCGGAAGTTCTACGAAGACGGCTAGGGGTGCTCGCGTTGGACGGGAGCGAGATGCGGAGGACGACGAGGGAAGGATCCTCCTCCGGCGTCCCTTCCTGGTGCGTTTCCCGGCGGCGCGGAGGCGTTGGAGCTCGGGTGCCACGGCTGGTGGAGGCGAGAGACTGGAAACCTGGTAGGGGGGCGAGATTAGGGTTTGGTCGGAGTTATAGGCCGGGATTGTTCTTGGGCTGGGCCTCACTAAGCGAAAATTAGCAGATGGGCACTTTCCAGAAAACATTTTTCTGCAACACAAAACAAGATGATTTATTTTCACCTCAAAAAAAACAAGATGATTTTTGGGTACACACACAGAAATGTGTATATTTTTTATCTGCAAAATTTCATATCATTCTACTTTCACATGTATGTATTTTCAAATGGGCTTCTCTTTTTGTTATTGGGCCAGAAATTTGTTATTTTTTTTACAGCTTACAAATTACATTTTGTCAACATGAAATTTTATGGATTCATAGTGAATAAGTACAATTTTCTGctgaattatttttgaattttttaaatatgtttattgattttttttcaaaaaaagggCACAAAGGTGCCCGAGCACTACAACTTCGCACTCCTCACTAGGGGCCTAATTGGGTTGTAGGATTTGAATACTAAGGATTTTTTTTCCTATGAAAGCCATTTGGATCGTAGGAATTTATTCAAAGGAGTTTTGTAGGATTGAAATTCTCCGACCTCCTTTGGCTTGTACGAATTCTACAGGATGAGGTTTtcaaaggaaaaattcctttggagcattttggtttgtaggaatgaattCTTATTCCTATGTAGTATAGGAACCACCCATTCACATTTAAAAGGGAAAAAATATTAGCCTGGACTAAATGGAAAAAAAATATTATTCTCTGCATCAAATGGATTCTCTTTTTATATAAAAATTATgttacatgtcatctcatttcatATAATTTTTCTGTTTCTATGATGtccctatcctatgaaccaaatgaggccttacTAATTTTATCTACGTTGGTCATTTCGTTCGTAAGATTGTTCCATTAAATATTTCTTTCTTAAGGGATCCTTTGTACTATGTTCCATAACATCAACTCAAACCTCGAGAAAGAATCCTTTGTTTTTCCCGTAATGCAATAAAACAAACAAAAATCCTATAGGGTTTAAGTGGGCATGACATTGTGGACGTATGTTTTTCTAGTTCCTGCATTTTTAAAATCCCACAAATCAAACCAAATAATCCCCAAGGGACTATTTTCTTTAAATCTTTTTCCTGGAAATTTTCAAGAATTGGAATCCTTAGAAATTTTTCCCTACACCGGTCGTTTGATTTATATAATTGAATCCTATAGGACTTTCTTGAGTGATAAGCAAGGTAAAAAATAAGAGCAAAACCACAACTAGAAATATTATTAAGATATTGATCACTGGTCCGATGCCTAAAGAATCTAGAGAAACAAAGAAAGCATGATTTTCTTGTACTATGATCTCCTTTGGTGCGGGGGATACTAAAAACACACGAATAGAAAAAACACATGAAAAAGATATAAATGCATGCGCAAAACAGATGGTTGCTAAACATAGGAATTATATCCACTTTGTTGTTTGGTTTACAATAATTTGAAAAACACAAGAATTATAATAAACATGGTAAAACAAAGTCAAAACCACATGTACATTTATAATGTTATCATGCCACCATGGATCTTAGAATAGTTATTCGTGCGTATAAAAATGAAAAAGTAGTCCAAATGCATGTTAGAAACTCCTATTTTTTTCATCTGAAATTGAGTTCAAATTAAAATCTCCTTCATTTCTTTTAATCAAATTTGTTAATAGTGCCATCGTTGGAAAAAAAATCCTATTCCCACTTCTTTCATTCACTTTTCATTTGAAAGAAAAGAGCCCTTCAGTCCGGGCTCCTTTGGTTAGTAGAATTCTCAATATGTAGCAATAGGATAAAAATGCATGTGCAAAATAAAATCATGGAAAATAGGGTAATATTCAACTTGGGAGTCTGGTTCCCATGATTGCAAAGAACACAAAAATACTAATAATCGTGGTCAAATAAGGGTAAAATCATATAAAAATGTACAATTTAAATGTTATTATGCCACTAAGGATATTAGTTTGGTTCTTAGTGCATAGGAAGTTTAAAAAGAAGTCCGAGTGGGTGTTAGAATTCCCGTGTTATTCCTATGAAATAGGGATAAAAGGAATTTCTCCATTTTTCATTTGGCCCATTCCTTTTGACCAAAAGCATGATAGCCAACACTCGAGGCATCATTTTTCTAGAAACTATATAATTATATATTTGTATTTGTAGTACCATCATTGATTTTTTCCCTTCATATTCTTATATATTTTCTCCCacttttcctttgaaccaaatgagTCCTCCATAGGAACTTGAACGTCGACTCAAACCTCTTAAAAAAGTTTTTTTTGAGAAGCAACCAAACAAATAAAAAATGCGGGACTCATATGGCCATAACATTGTAGTCCCATATTTTTACTATTAATATTTTTTAGGGACCTACACATCAAAAGATATTGATgtggaatagaacacaattatttcATAGGGTTTCTCATTTCCTATCGCGACTGCAACTATTCGGGCAATCATaccctgtaacgccccaagaccggagctgcagatgccttccagggtttccgggtttcgtcgtgtgatttgtttggttcattgcattcatcattgcatccggtgcattgcatcatgtcatcatgccatcatgtcatttaattttcttaactcaactaaacaaatggcatggatctttgatccatttaaatcgagggaattcacatggtgattctctttacaacttatcctctcgatatttagagagctatagtaaatatttcAATTATGTGGAATTACCATCACACACTTGCAAAAAATTTCCCCATGCCTTCGTCCCATTTTTTCTCTTCTCTATTAATGtccattcttttcctataaattctagACTGTGCCAGGATCAcctcctccaaatttcagatcctttgaacttgttttggttggattcaaaaatagctcaagtttgaatctaattcaaacttgaattatttttctatctctaaAATATTGCCAAACCATGTTATTCTATTTAGGCAAAGTTTCGGCGCTCTAAGAATATTTTATTTCCTGAaatattctttccctaaccctctctttattttttttcttctctctagtTCTTTTTTTCTGTTAAAGCAAATTAGAGAGGAGTAGGAGAGAGTAAACCAGCCCAGGCCGGCCTCCCTGGGTCTCCCTAAGCCAAACTCTAGGTCGGCCCTTTAGGCTCAGCCAGCCCACCACCAAACCAACCTAAAGCAAAGGCCCAGCCGCACCCACCTAAACCCTAGCCCGACTCCCTTCTCCATCTCGtttttcccctcgcgccgccaggagagaCCCCGCGCTCGATCCCATCTTCCCCCTCGCTTAGCTCTGCTCGATCTCCCTGTCCTTTTCGTTTTTCCCCGCGCCGCCACTCACTCACATGCACGCATCGCTAGGGAGTGCAGACCCCCTCGCTCGTCCTCCTCCAGACCTCTCGCCCTCCCCTCCTGCCTGTGCTCTGTCTCCAGGCCACCAGGAGCTCGagacgccgccgcccctcaccggaTCCTGCAGACCCCGCGCCGTCCTCTCCTCCGCTCCTTCTTCGTCCTCCCATGCGAGCTGCCGCAGAGCCGCATCTCCGCTGCGCCAACGCCACGGCGTCGCGGCCGAGTCCTCCCCGCGCCTTCACCCGAGGGGCCAACTCCAACGGCCCCGGCACCCGCATCATGCCGCCGTCAGGTCTCAAGTACCCCGCAGCAGCGTCCGACCCCGCGCTCGTCTCCTCGCCAGTAACCAGGCGCCACCAGCTACTCCGGCATGCCTCTGCTCCCTTCTCCTCGTTGTGGTTCCCGACCAgcgccagcctccttcctcctgcCCGTGCCTTTCCTTTCGCCCCTGCCTTTGTCGTGCGAGAACGTGAGGAAGACGACCGGCGCCAAGTCCTGCTCGAGCACCTGCCTGCGTTGCTGCGTCGGTGCACCGCGTCGCCGCTCGTTGCCTGCCAAGAACGCCTCCACCGGAGACCGCCAAGACAGTccaggattcgccaagtaccacgccgTCGGTGTCCCTCCAAGTGTGATGTTGGAACATGCATGACTacgcggattcgccaagtaccacgacgctcGAAGACCTCGGATTCACCAAGTTCCCACGACGACGAGTGTgacccttcggatgcgccaagttcgtctACACGAAAATGCCAAGTACCACTCATGTCGGCAAGAACCGCAAGTCGGACCCCGAACGATCGACGTCCCgtggaccgtgtacaactaccgtcaccCCGAAGACGTTGGgatcatcaagtacctctccgaacgaacatgaacgactaccgtcgcaagaacgggaccggaaagtccgaagaccccaagtaccacgacatcgatgacatgaacgtctacggaaacttgtgcaacgataaacatgtaccactaccgccgtcgcgagaacgcctacttccctctacgaacgagAACCATCCcctttgcacgcttcgaaggtataaccatcgagacgacgcccgtgaatgaACGCATGTGTGTTGTATGTTATGCTCGTGTTTGCATCGTGTCCGAGTTGTCTcttgctcggtcctcctcgtttgccgctaacccgtgggaactcggtaaccgggagcaccccaccgttctttgcatgacacgctcccgtcacacttgttcttttccaccggcatctcaatcgagttccGGAACCGGAACATTGTCATGGTACCGTTTCCGTTATCATCGCCGTGGCATCCTTTCTTTCCGCCATGATGACATATGCTCCatataatgctcttatcaacattttctttaaaacttgcataaaacttgcCCATGTCATCCGCACCataataacaacaattaaaatgatTAAAAGTGTTGTTAGCTTAAATTACAaaatgcacatgaggagtttccggacttgttgttttgtggttccggcctcatttaaacttgcctagttagatagtttcattatgtttcacctcttgccatgtttaacaacatttaatattgttaggtacctaaacgagagagaactaaataattattgtggtgtccgtcaatatgcaactcgttgcatattgagctccacttaacttgtagtgttgtttgtgcactttgccatgccatgcttcattaaaccggacatgcatcataatagtttgtgcatcatgccatgcttatgtggtggttgtttaccatgattgtttgcttctttccgatgtggcttcttcgggttggttccgataatgtcgcgtttgtgaggacccgttcgtctacgtccatttatcttcttcatggacttgttcttcttccttgcaggatttcaggcaagatgaccataccctcgaaatcacttctatcttcgcttgcttagttgctcgctcttttgctatgcctatgctgcgatacctaccacttgcttatcatgcctcccatattgttgaaccaagcccctaacccaccttgtcctagcaaaccattgtttgtctatgttaccgctttgctcagcccctcttatagcgttgttagttgcaggtgaagattggagcttgttccatgtttggaacatggatattttgttggggtatcacaatatctcttatttaattaatgcatctatatacttggtaaagggtggaaggctcggccttttgcctggtgttttgttccactcttgccgccctagtttccgtcatattggtgttatgtttccggattttgcgttccttacgcggttgggtaataatgggaaccccttgacagttcgccttgaataaaactcctccagcatggcccaacattggttttaccattcgccacctagccttttctttcccttgggttctgcagactcaagggtcatctttattttaaacccccgggccagtgctcctctgagtgttggtccaactgagcgatgtccggagctaccaggggcaactctgggctggcccacccgacgtctggctcatccggtgtgc from Triticum aestivum cultivar Chinese Spring chromosome 4A, IWGSC CS RefSeq v2.1, whole genome shotgun sequence harbors:
- the LOC123087346 gene encoding pre-rRNA-processing protein TSR2; protein product: MSASTSGGGGLSPQAAAALQEGIGLVFGRWTALQMAVENGWGGRDSRAKADRLAADVLSFFTNSKGPYYYDDLEEMMFDSISESFNADFEDGSVGEVAEQVLIMHEECLQNNYSSIEKLRNTRAQGNAVSQSRMMVTDEGDDSSDDSSDDDDGDEPARADDMLVDEPKPSKPAPDADGWTVVPPKRGGRGKN